Genomic DNA from Channa argus isolate prfri chromosome 10, Channa argus male v1.0, whole genome shotgun sequence:
TTAAAATTAGGATTACTAATCCTAAATTTTTAtaatacaaaaagacaaatgcataTTTTCTATATTGTGGGACAGTTCCCTTGACAAAAAACGTAAGATATATGTTAATAAACATTCAGAGAGATGTCACAGAGGTTATGCTCTTTTTCAGTGCTATAGCTTTTGCTTTAATGCATGATAAAAATGTCTATgtagagaaggaaaaaagaacaataattcAGTGGCACTTTGTgtcctttctgtgttttctgtcaagGAGGCAATCTTCCTGTTTTCGATGTCTCATCCTTCTATTGGGTCAATCGTGAGGCCTGCCCTGTTGGAATGAAAGAGTTAATGTGATTCCGCATAATAGCAAAGTAACTCACGGAATgcatttcttcttattttatatAGAGCCATGCATAAAACAGCCAACATGAAACTCAATATTTCTAacatataaatatgaataatatgtgctgtatatttaaaaagtatcatTGTGTCATGAAGTACATTTAATATAGTAGTGATTAGACTTGATATGTATGGAAAGAGCATGCGTTGAAACCCTTGAAGAAGGgaacactgtaaaatgtattgaaCTCTTGTCGACCTCATCTGAAGCAAAAATAACTTTGATCCATACTACACGGGAATGCACAGGAAATATATCAGCTTAACATGCTAAAAATTCACAGCAACATTCCGATACACACTGACTTACACTTCTGCTCAGTGTACAGCAGTGGATTGCATGGATAAAAGGAAAGAACATGGCATAAAACAAGTTAAGCACATCGGTTATTGTAGACTAAATTTAGGGATTTGTGGTGTATGTTGGCTAGCTCTAGAGGTATTAAAATGACAATTACATGCAAACAGTTACCTGTGGGAATTCGGGACATCAGGGTCAATGGAAGCTCCACAGTTACATTgctttaagaaaaatattttaaaaatttacagaATAGTAatttacatgcatttacaatgccaattcaaaaaaagttgggacgatttataaaacataaataacaacagaatgaaattatttgcaaaactcgccaacccatattttattcacaatagaaaacaaacaacatattaaatttgaaaactgagatattttactttttaatggaaaatattagctaatttgaGGGCATCAAAACATCtcagaaaaaaactaaagactGGAAAATTAatagctgcaaataaaaaacaaacacacgaGCATTTGACAGCTGATTAGGTTATtttagagagacagagcctcacAAAtttaaagatgggcagaggttcaccaatctgcgacaaaTTCCACCTATAAATTGTTTAACAATTTCAGataaatgttcctcaacataacaTTGCAAAGCCTTTGTAGATCccatcatctacagtatattgtatcatcaagattcagagaatcaggagaaattttcatgcgcaagggacaaggctcaaggtcaaaactggattcATGTGAGCTTCAGGACCttaggcagcactgcattaaaaacaggcatgattctctactggacatcagtACATGGGTTTAGGAGGGCTTCCataaatcactgtctgtgaacacagttcactgtgcactGCTTGCAGTCCAGAActttcaccaataaaaaacatttcgtGCATCATCAAATGAataatctggcaacaaaggcccaggcctgttgagcagctagaatcctgcatcagacaagaatgggacaacattcctcccCTTAAACCTAAATCTCCAGCAACTGATCTCCTCACTTCctagatgtttacagacagttgttaagaAGAGGGGAGGCttcacaatggtaaacatctcCCTATTCTAACttattttgagatgtgttgatgccatcaaattcaaaatgagctaatatttcaataaaatggtaaaatttctcagtttcaacatctgatatgttgtttattttctattgtgattaaaatatgggttgatgagatttccaAATGATTgcattatgattttatttacattttacaaatcatctaaaaaaatttttaatgtgggttgtatatttaaataacatatGTTTGCAAATGAGAAACAATGTTTACCAATATTTACCACCCAGTAGGCTttggtgagaaagaaaaaatacatgaatCATCCAATTTGACACAGAGTGTAAGGTATCATAAGTGAATCATTTTGTCCAGTTAAGTCTTACCCTCCACCACACACCATTAGATTGACTTTGATTTTGTAGGAGACAAGGATTCCCTGCATCTCCTTATCCCTTTGAGTCCTGTGGGGAGGCAAAAACAATTTACCTTTGTTTATTTGGTCTTAACTGTGATATGTGGTTCACACAGTGCACAAGTGTATCATAACCACTTACTAAGAAGCTGAAAATGCAGATGAGACTCACTTACAGGGTAGTGGATGCTAGGTGGGTTTCCTCATCTTTTAGACATCCATCCACTGCAAGACCTAGCTTATCTTTGTTGTTGGACAGCAAGGGGATTATGTTAAAGGACTTTTCAAATGTAGATTTTCCATTTATTGTCTCTCTGCGGGAGCAGTGAAatacagaaatttaaaaaaagtttagaaaataGTTAAAATTTTGTTACAAAATAAGTTTCACTTAAATGGCATGTACTATACTATTCTTCAATccacactttaaatgtaaaattaaattaaaaaacaacagaacatttACATAGCAGAAATTGCACCTAAATTGCATTTATTAAGTCTCAttcaattaaacacacacacacacacacacacacacacacacacccacacacacacacacacacacactgcactttaAGTACATAAGTAATTGTGTTGGAAATGCCACACACTGCACCTGCGCCTACCCTCTGTAGGCCATTTTTACATTGGCCATAGTTATTATTTCCCTTGTATcttatttgtaattttcatattgtttgtattgttgctctttcaacgtgtccttgAGAGCAACAAATAACTGAAGCAATTTCCTTGTATGTTTTAGCGTACTTGGCCGATAAATCTTATTCTAATTCTGATAAATTTAAAGGCTTACCCAAACTCCAGAAAGAAGACTGTCTTGGTGTATGTGTCAGATGAGTAGAGAACTACATTTGTAAGCTGCTCAACTAAGAAGAAAAATAGCTGTGGTACAGTTAATAATTcaaatatatgtatacataaacatttgtaattacttgtctttcttctcttctaaGTAACATGAAGCTTTGCTTGCCACTCACCATAGACTTGGATTTTCTTTATAACCTTAGTAGTTTCATTTATGATTTTCACGTTGACAATGATTGAATCTCCGTGGTAATAAATCTAATGACAAgaatggtttttgttttgaatattttagcAACAATAGTATAtaggaaaaatacatttgtagacTTCCGTCTAACCTCTTTTTCAAGGCAGGCCTCCAAGTGAAGTGGTTTGTCAGTCATCATGAACTGCTTGAATATATGAACCTTGGATCTGGGTTTGCCAGCTGGTACAAATTGTATTTTACGAATCATCAGATGACAAATGTCCCTAAGAGCAGTAAAAAGATGGATAGAGAGTTTGTCAGCACTGTATGTTCCTTGTTTTGCTACCATTTAAGGATGAAGTACAAAACTGTATGGTTTGAATGTAAGTATACATACTTCTTGTCAATTACTTCATCTGCACTGACAGCTGCATTGGCAATGTATCCTCTAACCTCAAACTTCACACAGCAAGCCTTTGAAAGAAAGGcctaaatatattattataaaccATTTAACATAGTGAATAAAATGTATAGAAAAATAGTACCTTGCCAGTCCCAGTTCGCCCGGGATGTAACGTGACTGAGCATGGGAGATTTGTTGGCATCTAAAATAGGTTGAAACAAGGCACATTAATGAAAAGGTGAAGCTGAAACAATGATTTGTGATTGATTAATAGAACATTAGACACTCATTAGAGATGagtgtttatatatattatatgtagTCTGAGGTTGTGCTTCCTTACCTGGAAAGAAAAGGGATACCCTTGCTCTCCAACTATCTTCAAGAAAGATTCTAGCATTGGTGAGTTAGTTGCCAGTTCACCTGTAGATGGATACACTTGAATGCGTTGTATCCAGATGTCTCTTGTCAAAGACAGGCCAATTACGTCATCACTTCCATATTGGAAGATACACGCAAGTTGGACAAATACTGTAGTGGAAAATGAAATAGTCTGTGTTGGGTACATTTAAGTCTTATCATTTTTATCAGTCACAGTATATATGAAAAAAAGTACCCTTTCTGCCTTTAAGACCCAAAGGATCTATTTCAATTACCCCATCTACAAATGAGAGGAATCAACAGCATTAGATTTCACAGAAATGGACATATATATATGCACTTAGGAAGTAAAGTAGACATTGTGTCACACACCAACTACTTCCACTGAATCCACATAGTCCACAAAGTCTCTCTTCCCCAAATACAGGCTAATctgaaagaaatacagaaaagtaGAAGGAAAATAAGTTATTCCTCTGCCAAGGTTAAGAGATCTGAAGGTTATTTTTGAGATTTGGAAGAGCTACATACAAATAGCACCCCCCTCTGTGCCCAATGGCTATCCTATAATGACTATATTATAAAGACCACTTACATGTCCACTGCCACTAGTTTTCTTAAAAACCCTGAACAGAGAGACACAGTAGATCATAATGTCATACTTTTTGGAAACACCAATTTATATATTCGAGAGAGTAAACTTAGGGAAAAGGATGGTAAATATGtcttactaaaataaaaaaattttaatcaaTATCCCCAAGCATTGTactatagtgtttttttttcttaatatagCTATAGGTATATAATTCTTGTGCATAATCCATTTGCTCTTTACCTATGGACATTAAATAACAAGTGATTCTTGGTGTGTGCCAAGTAATcctgttaaaatgtttgctttttcctGTAAACCCTTTTCCAGATCATATGCACATAATATCAATCAGGAGTTATACTTCTATCGGATGAACAAGATGTTAAAGGAGTTGTAGGATCTGTACATGCCTCTTCCAAAATATTAGGTTGTTACATTTAAGCtactctgcatgtttctcaGGAAGGAATTCTGATTTTGACTCCTTCATTATTCTCGAGCATTCTTTTTTCCATCAAAAACAGTACGTTCCAAGATTATTCAAGAATCATTAATGTCAATGTTTGCACAAAAAGTAGTGCTTATTTTGGGAAAGAATATTGTAAAGTGGTAATAAATAGCAATTAGTAATTAAATGagtattaattaattagtttatGGAATTCAGGATAGTTACTGAGTATAGTGGACAGCTAAAATCCATTATACTCACTTTGCCATAATGAAGATTGAAGTTATAATCTGcagaatggaaaaaagaaaaggcacaaTTATCCAATATTGCAATCTGTTATCGGTTagtacttgtttttatttagtaagTTTAGGATTTAAACTATCTAGGATTTAAAGAGGCTCTCAAAATTATTCaatattattagttttaatgtaattgtttagTCAGTCATAAAGATAATAGATCTAGATAATGGAATAGACACATTTCTGAATAACTTAGTAGTACAAAGAGCATCTTTCTAGTTTGACAAttaaattaagtaaaacaatgaagaaaatattCCTCAAACGTGACATACTGCTATAATATGAGTAACTGACGTTTTTGTTACTCTGAAGTAGTGCCAAATAGATGCTCATGATTTTCTTTGtagtaaatgtaatattattagCTTAAATCAATATCCTTACAAATATTTCTAatgtaaaatagaaatgaaaatgtaccGTGCCTTCCGTCTTGTCAATAAAGAGTCCTCTCTGCTTTCTATTGTCACTGCCACTTTTGACAAGACCTAGTGTGTGCGATCAATGTGTGCAGATCACTGCCCCCATTTGCTTTTAAACTGTGACCTCCGCATCTTGAACCCTCCTACCCTCAGCCTCTTAAAGAAAGCTGTTTTAATGGCTAATTCATTAGAAAACTGCTAATTTGGACCAGAAAGtgtgtaaaattatgttttaaatatatcttcAAGTATGTTCAAAGTATGTTAATCAGTCGATGTTTGTGTTTCCCACATTTCCTATAGTTGGTACAAAAACAGGGATAAAAAGATTAATTAAATCAGCTTACTAATATCTTGTGTCTTATATAATCTGACCTGTGATCAGACTGAACAACGCACAGCTGGTTATAGCTTCACTGGTCTAAGCTGTGAGACTCAGTACAGGTTTAAGTTTGATTTATAATTGTGATTTTATAAGTAATGAGGTTTGACTATGTGTGAATATTTAAAGACCTACTTTCTTAGATGAGAGTACTGTGGTATTAGTCGGATTTTAGTTGTTACGGTGGCAGGGACAACAGATGGCTCCTCTACCAAGCCACGTGCAATCTGCACACATGGCAGGTTTACAGAAATCTAAGTTACCTGCTGAGTGACTGTTGTGCATGCAATAATACTTCAATAGAACTGTAATTAAAATTAGTTCAGACTATTAATAGCATCTTGTACAAATATCTTTTATTGGTTGGCGCATTTAGTTTAGGGTAGCACTCGGGTTTATGAAACTGGAATTgccataaatttaaaatgaagtgtGTAAAATACGCAACATAGATTTCCTCTAGTTTTCTAGATTTCTATTCAAAAACTGCTCCTGTCTGTCATAAAATTCATAATATTTAGCTTTAATGGGTTGACAAGGACTAATTGAATTTTTATATGTTGGTCTCAGTGAAACTAACCCTAAATCAAAGAGGATCCATAGGGAGGAGAGTCAGGTTTGGCCTGGCCTTCACATATTGAAAAATACCACCTTAAATGGAAGTCACCTTACAGCAAACATCCCCTGAATCAGTACATAACTATAGCAGGAAATCCATCTAGATGATTGTGGGAGGATCTCCTTAGCCAGACTTATTTGATTGATTAATAAGGGTTGGGTTTTTATAAGTGGATTGTCACACATTGGCAGTCATGGATAATGAATTAGATTGGTTGTTATTAGTCTTGGCCTCCATTTGACAGTCATATGTGAACAAGGTGGTAAATCTCTTTAAAGCTGCCCAGACAGGGCAGCCCTGCTGTACATTATGCTGCCAGATCATCAGTCTGGATTTTCCAGGCAAACGGTAATCTGTTTAATACATTAAACCTGCTCTTACCTCTGCCTTGCTGTGTGCAATACACACAGCTTGAATCTTAACTTGTGTATCACTCTAATATTTAGTGCatgttaaaatctaaaattttattattattaacctttatttaacaaTTCGCAGTGGTGTGTCGACACTTTAGCAAAGTGTTTATATGGTTGTAATATACCAGATGTCAACGATTACTTCTAAACAGTGGAGATCCATGGAACCATGGCTTGGTTATGTGAAATGTGAGGCTTTTATGTAATACCAAAGTCACAATTTTGCcagaaaatgacaaactgcTGCCCAGACTCCACATTAACAGTGCTCAGGCTTTTTGTATTAAGCCCATCTATCCCCCCATTAGGAATAGATAcgaaaaaatgttaaaatgtaattctttatcattttattttttcttttataattacGTGTGTAACAAACTGTACTTAAATACTATTTGTGTATAATTTGTTATGTTccagacattttaatttctaatgTTTCTGAGTATCTTGAAGCTCTTGAACTTAAGGTGAGCTCATAAAAATAATCAAGTGTTAAGGCATTGTACAGTATAATGGAGGTGTTGTTCATAATTACCTAGCATGTCATAgcatgtcattaaaaaaaagaaccttagtactattactattttttattgtttgaattcTATTAAGGCTGTGTAGTGCCATTCTTACACAGCCCCTTTGCACTTTACTAGCTAAAAACACATCTGGGTTTAAATAGTACCCAGGAAGGAAACAGCAGTGCCTGATAACTTTGATATTGAGTATTAAGATACAAGAAAGTTTTGTCCTGTTGATAaatcaactgagacacaaaaaataataaaaagaagcaCTGTCTATTCATACATTCATTTATAGTCTATAGTTTTACATATCTCAGTGTATTTATTAAGGTTTGAATCAAGACAGTTTTATTAACGATAAATAATATTCTTTCTCATCATTGTGATGGTTTGCtatcatttgtctttttgtctttgttgtttacaGAGTTGTACCCTGTACAGGgcagtctttttctttctttcgctCTCTTGAGTTTCTATTCTCCAGTTTTGACTGTGCAGGGCTACATACAGAAACATAAACTTTTCTGATTAATCTCGTATGGTTTTAGGCAAACACTGTATATGAGCCTTTAGTATTATCCCTCAAAAAGATTACTGAAAAGTCCCAGTGCATTACCATTTCTTAACAACCCGGTCTTAAAAGTGCTGCTAAATTATAGCAGTGTGTGTTGTCAGCAGGTACTAACTATTAGATTCTGACTTATGACTGAATGTGAACTGTGTGGCATGAAGTTTCCTTCTATTgtaactttttaataaaattattttgatataaaAGTCAgtttaatgattaattaatttaaaaaacgtGTGAACTCAGACTAAATGAAAAAGCATGGGGATATTTTTGTTCCTGCTAGTTTTCTATTCGTTATCTCTGGGTTTGATATGACCTAATTGTACTTTTAGCTGGTGCAGCTCACTAACTGAAGTCAAACCCTTGTTATTAAGgtcatcattttaaatgaggacATATTGCTATTTACTCACCACCATTTCTTATTAAGGATGTGGCTTTTTGGGCACTGTgggcttctttttaaaaacacagttctGCACCTAGACTTATCAATCTAACAGTTATGTTCTGCTTTAGGTGTTGCTCACTCtcttttaaatacaattatCTATTTAGGTATATAATTACTTTTGTATAAGTGATGGTGCTTTTCATAACACTGAATGTGTTAAATAGAAGACCTGGCTTTAATACATCCATGGTGGTCCTGTTCAATATCTCCATAAGCAAAACTTTTCGAGCATTTTTATAATCCAGAGAGGTTGTACTTAAGTTACTCTTAAGCATGATAATAGCATGGCAAATAAAAGACCATTTCATCTGAGATTCTGTATATATTTCAGAAACACACGCAGTGTATGTTGTGGAGAGTCTGAGCAATATATCAAttgcaaatttttatttaacagttaaatgttttctatcaCTTTTGAGAAAATAGGTAACAATCCTTTAAAacctacaataaaaacaaactaattaatGCTCATATAAAGTTTAGGacaggttttattgttttcaggGTTAGATTGTCTTCTGTCTGTTagaaagaatttaaatattttagctaCACTAGTGTCATGACTAAAAGGATTGCCATGAAATTTATAAAAGTGTTTATGTTCCCAAGGTGTTGGTAATTTCATGAGAGCTCTCTTTAGTACATAATAATTAGGTGGACATTTTTTGTCTTGAAATTTCTTGACAACAGTTGAATGGATTGCTTCTAAATTTGGTGCATACACTACTCagaaaaagttagggatattcgtCTTTTGGCTGAAATTTATTGAAAATTTCAAAAGTTCATGTTAAAGTGATATTATGTCATGAAAGTACAGCATTTAAGTAAAAGCATGTAATGGTAATTCATCTCTTCATCtcaaataatttattgaaaccaaagctaacaacagtggtgggtataccacaacataaaatgtgaatgtctcaataactttcCAGTTGTTAGGTGTCGCCTTGGTCTCATTTCGTCTTGGAcgtgtttaaatacaaattgtcactAAACAATAACATTTGGGGGTCGATTCATATATCAGACAGGATCCACAAatcacattgtgatttttgcGGTTAATTGCCTTGTTAGAAAACAGCATGTTATTCAATACATGCTGAAAAATTAGTTGAACATATGCATAtaacctgtaaaggttataatGCATTTTAGGTACATTCTGGAAGTTCAGTCAGTTTCTGTCGAATATTCCTAACATTTTGGGAGTAGTGTATATCCATTGTCCTCAGTGGATTAATCCTGATGTCCTTAGGGATCCCCTATAGTGCTGCCAGCACAAGGTTTTAACATgcccaataaaatatttaaacatctaATGCAGTGGTTGACATTCCAGGTGCTTGAAGACCATAGCcttgcttgttttccaattaACTACCATACCCACTGCtgatgtgttcagtcaatcagcagtgggtagtgctgGAATAGCTGGAAAACATGCTGGTCTCTGGCCGTCCAGGACCCAGAATGACTACCACTGATCTGGCTAGGACAGATATTCATGGGTGAGATAAAACAAACTTGACAACACTATTTGACTTTCTGAAAGAATCTTCTTTATTCCTTTAATTTATTGTGGCACAAGACCTTCATCAGGGTGGTTTACTTGTGAAAAATGTAGAGAAATGTATTGAGATTATAAAATATAACTtctgtttatattaagatgtttGCTGGATATCTGATTGTcggatgttttctgttttatttttgttgtactCTTATTTTGATAGTTTTGGGTTGGAAGGGAAACATCTTTTGGAGGGTGGGcatctactgtatgtgcctAACCCTCATTAGATAAATTGATTGAAATACATAAGATTCTCCACATAAGCCAGCTAGTGTTGCCAATTGTTGAGAGCACATAGCAAAAACATTGATTGGGGTAAAAAGATACATCACCAGCTGGGGATGAATTTGTGTCTATTTGTTTTATAGACCAAACAACTTCCCATACTTGCTATAAGCTCTAGCTAATGGAGAAGGAGGGGAAAAGAGAGCTGACTAGTGGGTGATGTTTCTAGAAGGGCAAAAATAAGAAAGTTAGGCATGATCACAACCATATGGAGGCTGTGTTTTGCTGAGAGAGAAGGAATGagcaagagagaaagggagTTTTAGGGAGAGTTACAAAAGGAAAGGGGCTGGGacaggagaaagaaaataaaactaaataagtcTTCTAAAAGTTGAAATATCTGaagataaaatgatttaaaaaaaacaaggattAAATTGAGGATTAGTCTGGGTGCTCACCTGAGGGAagagctgtgttttttgtttgggaTTTGGAAAAAGAGAATGGGGCAGGGGctaaaggaggaagaagaaaacagattggaggagagggacagagggaaaaaaggaaGTAGTCTACTGTTTCACACACGGGTGGTGAATTGAGTCCCTTGCACGACTTCTCCTGGCTATGTCCGCCATCTGGAATGTCGAGTCACTTCCTCTGTCTACCCTGCTCTCTAATGGGATTGTCCTCTGCCTCTTTGctccctccctctgctctgACAGTACTCTGGAGAACCGCTGGAGACCACACCAATGCAGATGGGACTCTTCTAACCAGACACACACCAGCACACCCAGCATGAAAGTGAGAGCACCGAAGTAGCTCCTATGCAACCAGACACGCTCTAAATGGAATCTGGGCCTGGAAGAAGCAAAGACAACTGCAATTATCAGCTGAACTTTTTGGGGAGTGTTTCTTTTCCCTTATATGGCCACAGAGCAGAGAAATCATTTGAATTAGTCTGGTTTCTGTTGCATGCCTGTCTGGTTTTAATGCTGACT
This window encodes:
- the arr3b gene encoding arrestin 3b, retinal (X-arrestin) encodes the protein MIYCVSLFRVFKKTSGSGHISLYLGKRDFVDYVDSVEVVDGVIEIDPLGLKGRKVFVQLACIFQYGSDDVIGLSLTRDIWIQRIQVYPSTGELATNSPMLESFLKIVGEQGYPFSFQMPTNLPCSVTLHPGRTGTGKACCVKFEVRGYIANAAVSADEVIDKKDICHLMIRKIQFVPAGKPRSKVHIFKQFMMTDKPLHLEACLEKEIYYHGDSIIVNVKIINETTKVIKKIQVYVEQLTNVVLYSSDTYTKTVFFLEFGETINGKSTFEKSFNIIPLLSNNKDKLGLAVDGCLKDEETHLASTTLTQRDKEMQGILVSYKIKVNLMVCGGG